The Providencia rettgeri genome includes a window with the following:
- the yfcG_2 gene encoding GST-like protein yfcG has protein sequence MLELYTDSSPNRFKITIALEELNLLYHLNHIQISRGNHQQPAFLQLNPHGRIPVIYDPQTEITLFESAAILLYLAEKTGQLLPAISKQKWEAIKWLQFHSASLGPIIGQWVNFAIFDKSPKPEIVERYFNMTHKALAVLDKQLENAPYLAGSDYSIADIANFGWLHIAQVIAFDFSQHTHLTKWYDRVALRPAVMKGITLPAPATEA, from the coding sequence ATGCTTGAACTTTATACTGATAGCTCACCAAATAGATTTAAAATAACAATAGCATTAGAAGAACTAAACCTTCTATACCACCTTAATCATATACAAATTTCTCGTGGTAACCACCAGCAACCCGCTTTTTTACAGTTAAATCCTCATGGACGTATTCCTGTTATTTATGATCCACAAACAGAGATTACTCTCTTTGAATCAGCCGCAATTTTATTATATCTTGCTGAAAAAACAGGCCAACTTCTTCCCGCTATCTCTAAACAAAAGTGGGAAGCCATTAAATGGCTACAATTCCATTCTGCCAGTTTAGGGCCGATTATTGGTCAATGGGTAAACTTCGCTATTTTCGATAAATCACCAAAGCCAGAGATTGTGGAACGCTATTTTAATATGACCCACAAGGCACTCGCGGTATTAGACAAACAACTCGAAAATGCACCTTATCTTGCAGGCTCTGATTACTCCATCGCAGATATCGCTAATTTCGGCTGGTTACACATTGCTCAGGTTATTGCGTTCGATTTTAGCCAACACACACATTTAACGAAATGGTATGACCGAGTTGCCTTGAGACCCGCTGTCATGAAAGGGATTACTCTACCCGCCCCTGCTACAGAAGCCTAA
- the gcvA_1 gene encoding Gcv operon activator has product MNPVLPLLALRAFTEVAKHKSIKRAAHFLGVTSGAVSQQIRLLEERIGMPLFVRSHHSMELTHAGRRVYPALLQAFEQIEGSMYVLENIRKEKTINISTVPSFAASWLVPRLGRFTQSHPEIEVHIEASSALVNLHQQRVDIAIRHGLGHYPNLVSERLITPVLLPVMSPDFPINSAIETPQDCLNYPLLQDNDRMDWSLWLAAHGVENSERAKRGSAFDDDYLLIRAAIAGQGLALVPKEYAIQEIEEGRLVQVIDKPWPARFAYYLVMLPESIEKPEVLAFLNWIKSEAKQTESVES; this is encoded by the coding sequence ATGAATCCGGTTCTCCCATTACTTGCTTTACGAGCTTTCACCGAAGTGGCGAAACATAAAAGTATTAAGCGCGCCGCACACTTTCTTGGTGTGACATCAGGTGCGGTTAGCCAGCAAATTCGTTTATTAGAAGAACGGATTGGAATGCCATTGTTTGTGCGTAGTCACCACAGCATGGAATTAACACATGCAGGGCGGCGTGTTTACCCTGCGTTGTTGCAGGCATTCGAACAAATCGAAGGTTCAATGTATGTGCTAGAAAATATTCGTAAAGAAAAAACGATTAACATTAGTACCGTTCCTTCATTTGCCGCCTCTTGGCTAGTACCCCGTTTAGGGAGGTTCACGCAGTCACATCCTGAAATTGAGGTACATATTGAAGCTTCTTCAGCATTAGTTAATTTACATCAGCAGCGGGTTGATATAGCTATTCGCCATGGTTTAGGGCATTACCCAAATTTAGTGAGTGAGCGGTTAATAACCCCCGTTTTATTACCGGTGATGAGTCCTGATTTTCCGATTAATAGCGCGATTGAAACCCCGCAAGACTGCCTGAATTACCCATTATTACAAGATAATGACCGTATGGACTGGTCACTTTGGCTAGCGGCTCATGGCGTGGAAAATAGCGAAAGAGCAAAACGGGGAAGTGCATTTGATGATGATTATTTATTGATCCGTGCAGCGATTGCAGGGCAAGGTTTAGCCTTAGTCCCAAAAGAGTATGCGATACAGGAAATCGAAGAAGGGCGGCTAGTGCAAGTGATTGATAAGCCATGGCCAGCGAGGTTCGCGTATTATTTAGTGATGTTACCGGAATCTATTGAAAAACCAGAAGTTTTAGCATTTTTAAATTGGATTAAATCGGAAGCTAAACAGACTGAAAGTGTAGAAAGTTAA
- the gltX gene encoding Glutamate--tRNA ligase, with protein sequence MSKIKTRFAPSPTGYLHVGGARTALYSWLFSRHNHGEFVLRIEDTDLERSTQEAIDAIMDGMNWLNLNWDEGPYYQTKRFDRYNDVIDQMLDAGTAYRCYCSKERLEALREEQMANNEKPRYDGCCRDHAHNHTPDEPHVVRFRNPQEGSVIFDDKIRGPIEFSNQELDDLIIRRTDGSPTYNFCVVIDDWDMEITHVIRGEDHINNTPRQINILKALGAPVPVYAHVSMILGDDGKKLSKRHGAVSVMQYRDDGYLPQALLNYLVRLGWSHGDQEIFTVEEMKEYFSLDAISKSASAFNTEKLQWLNHHYINTLPAEEVATYLAWHIEQQNIDTSTGPQLVDLIKLLGERCKTLKEMAESCHYFYQDFEEFDADAAKKHLRPVARQPLEVVKDKLAAITDWTAENVHQAIEATAAELEVGMGKVGMPLRVAVTGAGQSPGLDVTVHAIGQARSIARIEKALAFIAEREASAQ encoded by the coding sequence ATGAGTAAAATCAAAACCCGTTTTGCGCCAAGTCCAACTGGCTATTTACACGTTGGTGGTGCACGTACCGCTCTGTATTCCTGGTTATTTAGTCGCCACAATCATGGCGAATTTGTCCTGCGTATTGAAGATACTGACTTAGAACGTTCAACTCAGGAAGCTATCGACGCCATTATGGACGGTATGAACTGGTTGAATTTAAATTGGGATGAAGGCCCTTATTATCAAACTAAACGTTTTGACCGTTATAATGATGTCATTGACCAAATGTTAGATGCGGGTACCGCTTATCGTTGTTATTGTTCAAAAGAGCGTCTAGAAGCGTTACGTGAAGAACAAATGGCAAATAACGAAAAACCTCGGTACGATGGTTGCTGCCGTGATCATGCTCACAACCATACGCCAGATGAGCCACACGTTGTTCGTTTTCGTAATCCACAAGAAGGTTCCGTTATTTTTGACGACAAAATTCGTGGGCCAATTGAGTTTAGTAACCAAGAACTGGATGACTTAATCATTCGCCGTACTGATGGTTCCCCGACATATAATTTCTGCGTCGTAATTGATGACTGGGATATGGAAATCACTCATGTTATTCGTGGTGAAGACCATATTAATAACACACCTCGCCAGATCAATATTCTAAAAGCATTAGGGGCACCAGTGCCTGTGTATGCCCACGTGTCAATGATCCTAGGTGATGATGGTAAAAAACTGTCAAAACGCCATGGTGCAGTTAGCGTTATGCAGTACCGTGATGACGGTTATTTGCCGCAAGCGCTTCTTAATTATCTTGTGCGTTTAGGTTGGTCTCATGGTGACCAAGAAATTTTCACCGTTGAAGAAATGAAAGAGTATTTCAGCCTTGATGCAATCAGTAAATCAGCAAGTGCGTTCAACACTGAAAAACTGCAATGGTTAAACCACCACTATATCAATACATTACCAGCAGAAGAAGTTGCAACCTATCTTGCATGGCATATTGAACAACAAAATATTGATACCAGCACAGGGCCTCAATTAGTTGATTTAATCAAATTATTAGGTGAGCGTTGCAAAACATTGAAAGAAATGGCGGAATCTTGCCACTATTTCTACCAGGATTTTGAAGAGTTTGATGCTGATGCCGCGAAAAAACACTTACGACCTGTTGCACGTCAACCGTTAGAAGTCGTAAAAGATAAGTTAGCTGCGATCACTGATTGGACGGCTGAGAATGTTCATCAAGCCATCGAAGCTACTGCGGCTGAATTAGAAGTGGGTATGGGTAAAGTGGGAATGCCTTTACGTGTTGCGGTGACCGGTGCTGGCCAATCTCCAGGCCTTGATGTCACTGTTCACGCTATTGGCCAAGCCCGTTCAATCGCTCGTATTGAAAAAGCCTTAGCGTTTATCGCTGAACGTGAAGCTTCGGCTCAATAA
- a CDS encoding anaerobic benzoate catabolism transcriptional regulator, translating to MNTKYPVACAVGQKIKALRRAQGFTVFQLAKEIDISEQQLFRYERGVNRIDIDCLVRVLKVLDVNMGEFFSEVLQDDTQVDESTGDKGFESSAYTLV from the coding sequence ATGAACACGAAATATCCTGTCGCTTGTGCAGTTGGACAAAAAATAAAAGCCCTTAGAAGAGCTCAAGGCTTTACTGTTTTTCAGTTAGCTAAAGAGATAGATATAAGTGAACAGCAGCTATTTCGTTACGAGCGCGGTGTTAATCGTATTGATATAGATTGCCTTGTTCGAGTGTTAAAAGTTTTAGACGTTAACATGGGTGAGTTTTTTAGTGAAGTCCTACAAGATGATACTCAAGTAGATGAGAGCACTGGTGATAAAGGGTTTGAAAGCTCTGCATATACCCTTGTATAA
- a CDS encoding potassium/proton antiporter gives MHRQRFIHLQIKLIMPTIEQLILLISILILLGIFSSKLSARLGLPMLVMFLFIGMLAGEDGIGKITFDNVNVSYAVGSLALALILFDGGLQTSVKSIRLVWKPSFTLATLGVLVTAGVTGLAAAYILGVPLLEGLLLGAIVGSTDAAAVFSLLRNAGIYLNERLQSTLEIESATNDPTAIFLTVGLLQLLMNPQASGSELILLFFSQMGIGTVVGLSVGWVSVKIINKIKLLATGLYPVLVAACGLLSFGLASNLEGSGFLSIFVTGVVIGNHRFVFQRNTFLFHDGLAWLSQIIMFVMLGLLVNPSSLIEVWLEGLVIALVLTFIARPLAVIPVLKLFGFPKPEITLISWVGLRGSVPIILAIFPFIYGLPNAHLIFDVVFFVVLISATLQGSTLPYVARKLNLMQPPPLIPAATLDITAVDQIDADLVEYTLGEDCSAVGRRLSQLALPDQTVIAMITREKSVLPPRGSTILHTDDHLFVVLKPENRIFLERLFSEKNISEHIPIELPDTGLSLKGTTRLNEIQSSYGIQIDNGDERTLNQFIYASISSPLQDTVIKLEQLQLRIGEMIETRIVTVILEPIQEQES, from the coding sequence ATGCATCGTCAGCGTTTTATTCACTTACAGATTAAACTGATTATGCCAACTATTGAACAACTCATTTTATTGATTTCTATACTCATTCTTTTGGGTATTTTCTCTAGCAAATTGTCAGCTAGACTTGGTTTACCCATGCTAGTCATGTTTTTATTTATTGGCATGTTAGCCGGTGAAGATGGGATAGGTAAGATTACGTTTGATAACGTTAATGTTTCGTATGCCGTTGGTTCTCTTGCTCTTGCTTTAATTTTATTTGATGGAGGTCTGCAAACATCCGTAAAGTCAATTCGTTTAGTTTGGAAACCGTCTTTTACGCTAGCAACACTTGGCGTTCTTGTAACCGCTGGCGTGACAGGGCTCGCAGCAGCTTATATTCTCGGCGTCCCTCTGCTTGAAGGGCTATTACTTGGCGCTATCGTCGGTTCTACCGATGCTGCTGCTGTCTTTTCCTTACTGCGCAACGCTGGGATCTATTTAAACGAGCGTCTGCAATCTACTTTAGAAATAGAAAGTGCAACCAATGATCCTACTGCCATATTCTTAACGGTTGGTTTATTACAACTCTTAATGAATCCACAAGCTTCAGGTAGTGAATTAATTTTGCTATTTTTTAGCCAGATGGGAATAGGGACAGTTGTTGGCTTGAGTGTTGGCTGGGTTTCAGTCAAAATTATCAATAAGATTAAGCTACTAGCAACTGGATTATATCCTGTCCTTGTCGCTGCATGTGGACTACTTTCTTTCGGGCTCGCCAGTAACTTAGAAGGCAGTGGTTTCTTATCTATTTTTGTTACCGGTGTGGTAATTGGTAATCATCGGTTTGTTTTTCAACGTAATACATTTTTATTCCATGATGGATTAGCATGGCTAAGCCAAATTATCATGTTCGTTATGTTAGGGTTACTTGTCAACCCAAGTTCTCTTATTGAAGTCTGGCTTGAAGGCTTAGTTATCGCCCTTGTCTTAACTTTTATTGCGAGGCCATTGGCTGTAATACCTGTCCTAAAATTATTTGGTTTTCCAAAACCTGAAATAACATTGATTTCCTGGGTAGGTTTACGTGGCTCAGTGCCTATTATTCTCGCTATTTTCCCGTTTATCTACGGGCTACCTAATGCCCATCTGATTTTTGACGTGGTTTTCTTTGTGGTATTAATCTCAGCAACTTTACAAGGCTCAACCTTGCCTTATGTAGCACGTAAATTGAATTTAATGCAGCCACCTCCATTGATCCCTGCAGCAACTTTAGATATTACCGCAGTAGACCAAATAGATGCTGATTTAGTGGAATATACTTTAGGGGAGGATTGCTCTGCGGTAGGTCGTCGGTTATCACAATTAGCATTACCAGACCAAACTGTCATTGCAATGATTACGCGAGAAAAAAGTGTTTTACCACCAAGGGGGTCAACTATTCTTCACACTGATGACCATTTATTCGTTGTTCTTAAACCTGAAAACCGTATTTTCCTTGAACGTCTTTTTTCAGAAAAAAATATCTCTGAGCACATACCTATTGAGCTACCCGATACAGGGTTAAGTCTAAAAGGAACGACGCGATTAAATGAGATCCAATCCTCTTATGGTATTCAAATTGATAACGGCGATGAAAGGACGCTTAACCAATTTATTTATGCTTCTATATCGAGTCCTTTACAAGATACCGTCATAAAACTAGAACAACTGCAATTAAGAATTGGAGAAATGATCGAAACACGTATCGTCACAGTAATATTAGAGCCAATTCAAGAACAAGAAAGTTAA
- the metI_1 gene encoding D-methionine transport system permease protein metI, whose translation MTQLFETALTTKQFLLAMSETFTMVSVALVLGSIFGILLGIVLVVTRPDGIWENKCIYRIVNPIINIIRSLPFIILLVAMIPLTRFMVGTSIGTTAAIVPLVIFIAPYTARLVENSLLSVHSGIIEAADSMGATNWQIVWHFILPEAKSSLILSLTAASITLVGATAMAGAVGGGGVGDLALNYGYQRFDNVAMAITVVTLVIIVQGMQFIGDYLAKKARYH comes from the coding sequence ATGACACAATTATTCGAAACCGCTTTAACAACTAAACAGTTTTTATTAGCGATGTCAGAAACCTTTACGATGGTCAGCGTTGCACTCGTATTAGGCTCTATATTTGGGATTCTGTTAGGTATCGTACTTGTTGTAACGAGGCCAGACGGTATTTGGGAAAATAAATGTATTTATCGTATAGTGAACCCTATTATTAATATTATTCGCTCATTGCCTTTTATCATATTATTAGTTGCAATGATCCCCCTAACACGCTTTATGGTTGGAACCTCAATAGGAACAACTGCAGCAATTGTACCATTAGTTATTTTTATTGCTCCTTATACTGCACGTTTAGTTGAAAACTCATTACTCAGCGTACATTCAGGTATTATTGAAGCGGCTGATTCTATGGGAGCAACAAATTGGCAAATTGTTTGGCACTTTATTTTACCTGAGGCGAAGTCATCATTAATCCTAAGTTTAACCGCTGCCAGTATTACTTTAGTTGGTGCAACCGCCATGGCAGGCGCCGTTGGTGGTGGTGGTGTGGGTGACTTAGCTTTAAACTATGGTTACCAGCGTTTTGATAATGTCGCAATGGCTATCACCGTTGTTACATTGGTAATTATCGTTCAAGGCATGCAATTTATTGGCGACTATTTAGCTAAAAAAGCTCGCTATCATTAG
- the metN_1 gene encoding Methionine import ATP-binding protein MetN, with protein sequence MINNPQILLCDEATSALDPQTTRSILQLLKKINQEQHITILLVTHEMEVIEQICNRVAVMESGKIVEEGTVLDIFANPRQDTTRKFVGTVLNEEIPERVLHNLEHQQDVYRLEFLGTSAQQPIVNELILKEIVKINILFANMKEISGVVLGSMFVQFIGDKEKMDEAVSFLRQRGVAVNKGAI encoded by the coding sequence TTGATCAATAACCCACAAATTTTATTATGTGACGAGGCCACCTCAGCACTTGACCCACAAACGACTCGCTCAATTTTGCAATTATTAAAAAAGATCAACCAAGAACAACATATTACTATCTTACTCGTGACTCACGAAATGGAAGTTATTGAACAAATCTGTAACCGTGTTGCTGTTATGGAATCAGGTAAAATTGTCGAAGAAGGAACCGTACTTGATATTTTTGCCAACCCACGCCAAGACACAACCAGAAAGTTTGTAGGAACCGTGTTAAACGAAGAAATTCCAGAGCGCGTTCTACATAACTTAGAACATCAACAAGATGTTTATCGTCTTGAATTTTTAGGAACTTCCGCTCAACAACCTATTGTTAATGAGTTAATACTGAAAGAAATTGTCAAAATAAATATTTTATTTGCCAACATGAAAGAAATCAGTGGTGTCGTGCTAGGTAGCATGTTTGTCCAATTTATTGGTGATAAAGAAAAAATGGATGAGGCGGTTTCTTTTCTTCGTCAACGTGGGGTTGCTGTCAATAAGGGGGCAATATGA
- the metN_2 gene encoding Methionine import ATP-binding protein MetN: MITFQNIQKVYEKDGQSLVALQDINLHINKGDIFGFIGYSGAGKSSLIRLVNQLEKPTSGAVIINGQNIAEHTPAETRSHKKSIGMIFQHFNLLETKTVAQNIAMPLVLSGIDKQEITQRVDSILEYVELSDKKKPIPRAVIWWTKTTSWYCSRFDQ, translated from the coding sequence ATGATTACCTTTCAAAATATTCAAAAAGTCTATGAAAAAGATGGGCAGTCTTTAGTTGCATTGCAAGATATTAATTTGCATATCAATAAAGGGGATATCTTTGGATTTATTGGTTATAGCGGAGCTGGTAAAAGCTCACTTATCCGCCTAGTGAATCAATTAGAAAAACCAACCAGTGGTGCTGTTATCATTAATGGCCAAAATATTGCTGAGCATACCCCAGCAGAAACTCGTTCACATAAAAAAAGCATCGGTATGATTTTCCAGCATTTTAATTTGCTGGAAACGAAAACTGTCGCACAAAATATTGCGATGCCCTTAGTACTCTCAGGTATCGATAAACAGGAAATCACTCAGCGGGTTGATAGCATTCTTGAATATGTCGAACTTAGCGATAAAAAAAAACCAATACCCAGGGCAGTTATCTGGTGGACAAAAACAACGAGTTGGTATTGCTCGCGCTTTGATCAATAA
- a CDS encoding dihydropyrimidine dehydrogenase subunit A encodes MELIMGLEALEAQIKQDLQYLNLPITSWSLSKNCPENQVIDVAIIGAGMSGITAAFALKLRGINAIVFDQAASGKEGPWQSPALMETLRSPKHVVGPALASPSLTFQAWFKAQFGIQKWDELDKIPRLQWGEYLQWYKTMTEPHVLNQYHLVDVQLNDNYRELIFNTPEGTVSYQAQHVILATGMESFSEANIPSFMNDIPTAYWEHSYAGTDYRRFKGLDIGVVGYSAGAMDSSATALENGANSVEILIRANDMPRVNRGKVAGSTGFTNAYTYFTDAQKWHYTDYVAKAKTPAPHGSTLRVSRHENAYFNFNTQVKFIEVKNKKLHVTTTTGKFILDYLILATGYRINWAKDRAFHQLSPLVKTWGDAYTPSFHEENAELASHPYLGNHFEFQAKSNTDTLKINQLYCFNLSASLSMGPVIGLIPGTNVGAERLADHIAAQLYLNHQEQHLEQVKNSQEAELLGDEWLPAAPPSERMQLTDNVE; translated from the coding sequence ATGGAACTGATTATGGGTTTAGAGGCATTAGAAGCGCAAATAAAACAAGATTTGCAATATTTAAATTTACCAATAACGTCTTGGTCATTATCAAAAAACTGTCCTGAAAACCAAGTTATTGATGTCGCTATCATTGGCGCGGGCATGTCAGGGATTACAGCAGCTTTCGCTCTGAAATTACGCGGAATTAACGCCATTGTTTTCGATCAGGCCGCTTCTGGCAAAGAAGGCCCATGGCAAAGCCCTGCACTAATGGAAACATTACGTTCACCAAAACATGTGGTTGGCCCTGCACTTGCATCTCCCTCATTAACTTTCCAAGCTTGGTTTAAAGCCCAATTTGGTATTCAAAAATGGGATGAACTTGATAAAATTCCACGTTTGCAATGGGGTGAATACCTGCAATGGTATAAAACCATGACTGAACCCCATGTGCTTAATCAATACCATCTCGTTGATGTACAACTTAATGATAACTACCGTGAATTAATTTTTAATACCCCTGAAGGAACAGTCAGTTATCAAGCACAACATGTTATTTTAGCAACGGGTATGGAGTCTTTTAGTGAGGCCAATATCCCTAGCTTTATGAATGATATTCCAACAGCCTATTGGGAACACTCCTACGCAGGCACTGACTATCGCCGTTTTAAAGGCTTAGATATTGGTGTTGTAGGTTATAGTGCAGGAGCGATGGATAGCTCAGCAACGGCATTAGAAAATGGCGCTAATTCGGTTGAAATTTTGATCCGAGCTAACGATATGCCTCGTGTAAACCGAGGAAAAGTTGCTGGAAGTACAGGTTTTACCAATGCATATACCTATTTTACCGATGCTCAAAAGTGGCATTACACGGATTATGTTGCTAAAGCTAAAACACCAGCCCCTCACGGAAGTACCTTGAGAGTCTCTCGCCATGAAAATGCTTATTTCAATTTCAATACTCAAGTTAAATTTATTGAAGTAAAAAACAAAAAGTTGCACGTCACGACCACAACAGGCAAATTCATATTAGATTATTTAATCTTGGCAACTGGCTATCGAATTAATTGGGCTAAGGACAGAGCTTTTCATCAATTATCTCCGCTAGTCAAAACATGGGGGGATGCATACACACCATCTTTCCATGAGGAAAATGCAGAGTTAGCTTCACACCCTTATTTAGGTAATCACTTTGAATTTCAAGCTAAAAGCAACACAGACACATTAAAAATCAATCAGTTATATTGTTTTAATTTAAGCGCATCACTCAGCATGGGGCCCGTTATAGGGTTAATCCCCGGAACGAATGTTGGAGCTGAACGATTGGCTGACCATATTGCCGCTCAATTGTATCTGAACCATCAAGAACAACATCTTGAGCAAGTCAAAAATAGCCAAGAAGCTGAATTATTAGGTGATGAGTGGCTCCCCGCTGCACCACCTTCAGAACGTATGCAATTAACTGATAATGTAGAGTAA
- the metQ_2 gene encoding D-methionine-binding lipoprotein metQ precursor: MLKQKIIGLSLITTALVALAGCGDNSEKDNPNKKQITIGFGVGNYIDQVDKGIVPILEKKGYTVNLRQFSQNRQINPAFEEGSIDASVNQSRAYMEAYNKKNNINMVALTDSPSAPQSLRSNKHKTLDDVKDGMIVALSNDPVNAERGARILEQLGWIKIKPNVSTLSFSVNDISPDKYNLDIRETDAAQGLRLLDDVDFVVVNGNYVASAGQRIADGLVVENSPLEHRVIVTVMQKDLDAQWAKDLKEAFESKEYADYIRSQRIYDGFIEPESWNKYPK, translated from the coding sequence ATGTTAAAACAAAAAATAATAGGCTTGTCTTTAATTACTACGGCTTTAGTTGCGTTGGCAGGTTGTGGTGATAATAGTGAAAAAGATAATCCGAATAAAAAACAAATTACGATAGGCTTTGGTGTTGGTAATTATATTGACCAAGTGGATAAAGGTATCGTCCCGATTTTAGAGAAAAAAGGTTATACGGTTAATTTGCGCCAATTTTCGCAGAATAGGCAAATTAATCCTGCTTTTGAAGAAGGTTCAATCGATGCTTCTGTTAATCAAAGCCGCGCCTATATGGAGGCTTATAACAAAAAGAATAATATTAACATGGTGGCATTGACGGATTCACCGAGTGCGCCACAAAGTCTGCGGTCAAATAAACATAAAACACTGGATGATGTGAAAGATGGTATGATCGTCGCGCTATCTAATGACCCTGTTAATGCAGAACGTGGTGCTAGAATTCTGGAACAGTTAGGTTGGATTAAAATTAAGCCAAATGTGAGTACATTAAGCTTTAGTGTTAATGATATTTCGCCTGATAAATATAACTTAGATATCCGAGAAACTGATGCAGCACAAGGGTTACGATTATTAGATGATGTCGATTTTGTCGTTGTGAATGGCAACTATGTTGCAAGTGCAGGTCAGCGCATTGCTGATGGCTTGGTCGTAGAAAATTCACCGCTAGAGCATCGTGTTATTGTGACTGTCATGCAAAAAGACCTAGATGCTCAGTGGGCAAAAGATTTGAAAGAAGCTTTTGAGTCTAAAGAATATGCAGATTATATTCGTTCGCAGCGTATTTACGATGGTTTTATTGAACCTGAAAGCTGGAACAAATATCCTAAATAA
- a CDS encoding Transposase and inactivated derivatives, which produces MAKVDVRCPFCQQTPSVKKHGLGSTGHQRYRCQNCCRSFQLDYKYRACQPGTKDKIIDLTMNNAGIRDTARALHISINAVVRTLKNSRRSR; this is translated from the coding sequence ATGGCTAAAGTCGATGTAAGGTGCCCATTTTGTCAACAAACTCCCTCAGTGAAAAAACATGGCCTAGGGAGCACTGGTCATCAACGTTATCGCTGCCAAAATTGCTGCCGAAGCTTCCAACTCGATTATAAATATCGTGCTTGCCAACCCGGAACTAAAGATAAAATTATCGACCTCACGATGAATAATGCCGGTATTCGTGATACTGCTAGGGCCCTTCATATCAGCATTAATGCGGTTGTTCGTACTTTAAAAAACTCTCGCCGAAGCAGGTAA